Genomic segment of Synchiropus splendidus isolate RoL2022-P1 chromosome 4, RoL_Sspl_1.0, whole genome shotgun sequence:
actcgctgcattggacttgcaaaCATGAACACGGCGAGACcgtgacggcgccgcgctctccagctctgtgacacttgtggagagtgtggtgcactttggttcatgatcatagtttgaaagtgatttttaatccagggaacctttgatcatgacactggtcgactctgagtctctggatccctgtttctttgatgagatggagtggtcctcataggttctctgaggcgctcctctgccttggttcacgtcaacacatgcaggtctcctcctcagttccaGACCATACTCAGTCCTGCTTCTCTGATGCAAAATCCACCAAGCTTTTTCAACTCTAAATTTACTCTACAGTTACTCACGTTCCCTTGTCATTTGTGCAACACAATGAACCAATCAGgaagtttaaaaacatcctcttcgatcctgatttgactctttaaaaactGACAATTGTTACGAAACAGTTTCAGTGAGTAGCATCATTCATGGAATTGCCCTTATCGAAAACGATACCCAAATCTATTGATAAGACCTGTTCCCCACTGAGAATCGATAAGAGAATCACTAAGGAACCGAATCGCTACGCAGTATCAGTGACAGAATCTGAATCCTATCAACTCCCATCCCAGCATTGTAGCAGGTCACGGTAGGAGCAAGGTTCCTCAGCGCCACTGAGAACCATGATGGAGCTGCCCTTACCGACAAGCATGCGGATCGGGTTGTCTGGCTGGGTGATGCTGCAGATCTGTCCCGTCAGAGTGGCCTGCAGAGCTGGGGTCAGCGGAGCGAAGCTCCTCTCCGTCAAAGACTTGTTGATCTCACAGCAGATCTGAGCAGCCACGCTCTTCAGCGACTCGTCCAGCTGATAGTCCCTGAAGAACATCACACACGAAACCTGGTTTGATAAACACACCTCTGGAAAACAAGCAAGGTCAGAGCAGGTACTGACGGCCTGTGCATGCCGTCCAGCAGCACACTGGTCATCCTCTTCAGGCGGTCAGAGAGAGACGACAGGCCCTGGATCGGTCCTCCCACCGTGCTGCTGACGATGAGCAGCACTTCGTTTACAGCTTGGCACCGCTGGAGCTGCCACTGCAGCTCACGCAGAGACGCCTCATCGGTCATCAGCGTCTAGTACGTGAAGGGACAAACATCAAGATTGGGTGGATGAGCACCGTCATGGACGGCAGCATCTACACGGTCTTCACCGCTACTCACCTCGGGCAGCGGGTTCTTACTGTGGTCCCACGAGAGGATGCACAGAAAAGCAGCATTCAGAACTCGGAAAGGACTTGGCACGAGTTGCTGCTCTTTGGCTTGTCCGCTGGGCTCATTTGGGGAGTTCATGGTCGACAGAAGTCCTTCCAGGGACGACTTGATCCAGGCTGTGGTGTGGTCCAGAGCACCTGAGGGGTGACAGGACGACGATAGTCACTTGTCCAATTCTCAAACAAACTCACTGCTGAGGCACAGAAAGATGGACTGCGAGTCCAGAGCAAAACTGGAAGGTGCCTAAATCTGAGGATGACAAGTGCGTTCTTTCAGGCCTTCATTAGTCCAGCCCCCGCCATGGTTACGAGTCCTTCACTTACTTGGTGTTTTGTCCAGAATCTTCTGGAAGGTCGCTCTCTCGTACTCAACACTCTGCCTCTGCAGCACGGGCCTCAACATCTCAATGGAGAAGTTGAGATAATCCAccttcatgaggtccaacactCGGAAGATTTCCCTGCCCGGGCGACACACCGGAGGGTTAGTTCCAGTCACCAGAGCCGGGGCAGGGATGAAGAGCTACCTGAACATGTGGACGATGTTGTCGGTGTTTCCTCTGAGCTTCTTGATTTCCTCTTCTCTGATTGGTGCACACAGCTTCTCCATGGTCGTAATGATATATGAGGCGAGGCCATGAATGTCTACAGCGTCGTTCTCAACCTGCTGCCGGATCAGGTCCATGTCCAGAACCTCCATGATCTGGGTGCGCATACGATTATGTCCAGGATTGAGGAAGGACAGCAGGATCTGTCCAGGAGGAGGCCTGTTGTTTAGCAAGAAGAAAACACGCTCCATCTGGAGACTCAGACTTCCCCTCACCTCTCGGATCTCCTCCAACAGCCGGATGGCTTGTTGGTACTCCGGTGGGTCGTCATTCAGTTCAGACTCCAGAATGTCCCAGAAGGCCTTGTGAACGTTGTCCCGAACCATTTTCCACAAACTACGACGAAGCACGAGAGTAAACATGAGCTGACCACCTTTGGTCCGGACGAATCATCTACATGTGTCATGAAGAGACTTCACTTCTGATATATGAAATTATCAGTTAAACAAGGGTGAGGCATGTTCTGAGGAGTCACAGCAGGAAAAACTCATGGACGTGGACATCAAAGTTTAACTTCCTGACTCACTGTGATACAGATATTCTACCGGCCAACTGACAAATCCTTGGTTTGTGTGCTCAGCTGTAGCGTAAACAAGACCCTGAGCAGGTGAGAAAAGCAGTTTAAACAGTGACTCAGCTTCTTCAGACTGGACACTTGGTGACAGTTAAGCTTCTTGGCAGAGAGAGGCACTGCAGTCACACCATATACCTTTTACACGCGTCGGAAAGAGAACAGAGAATGACCTGAAGCCACCTGCTGCACACGTCATCAACACCAGCACGCACATGGTCTGTATGAGTTTAATTAGACTTTGTGTTTGCTTCTGctaagagaaaataaaatccaaacaagaaatttgtgtttgtgactggcttctctaGAGAGTGTTTCTCACGGATCTTCACGTCTCTGTTCACAACACACGACCTTCGGGATCAGCGACCAGACAGATAGGGcactagtgttgtagtcgagaccaccaAGCACAAGACCCAGTCGAGACCAGGTTCAATGAGGGGGATGAGACCGTGACCAAGAGTAAGACTAACACCAATGAgagggtgagaccaagaccaatggcTAATAGACACATGCCTCTGGATTCAGTCTGATTTCAGTCCTTGTGTTGGTTTCGTCTCTCATTGGTCTTGGGCTCTTGCCCTCAACGTCTAGGACTGGGTCTCAGGTTACATGGTTACATGGAAAACTTCAGGGCAGAGGCATCATCTGCTTCAGAAAGTTACCCTTTCACTCAACACATGTTTAAACTGTGCTCACTCTAGAAGCCTTTTTCAGAAAGCATTGGCCCCTGAAGACTGAAAACGTTCAGGAGGACAAAACACAGAATGCCATGACCGGCTCACTCAGCACAACAAGTTTCCCCTAACACACTTCTAACTTTCAGTAACATATTTCGGGGACTCACCTGCCCTCAGGTAGGTTACCAGGCTCCAGGCGAAGGTTGTGGTTTACAATAATCTCATGTGCAAAGGAAAGATTGGACAGGTCCTGAGCCGACTCCATGACTTCGTCCAGTGTGATGACTCGGGGTGGACTCGCTGTAAAAGCAGGACAAACCTCAGTTTCACAGGCAGTCGCCTCTTCTCTGCTCGGTCAACCACTTACAAGAGGGAGTGCAGTGTTTGCTGGAGCCTTCATTGGTGGAACTCTTCCTGGAGCAGTCCAGGTCACTGTTGGACGTCATGCTGTCGCAGCGTCCTGACGTCGACTCGGCGTCGCTTCCCTGGTCCTCGCCGCTGGACGAGGTGGAGGGACACTCGTTGTTGAGGGGCATCTTGGTCTGTAACTGGAAACCCACAGGTGAATCAGTGACGTGGAGGCCCTGGTCACCTGTTCACTCTGGCTACATGTGTGCGATGTCATGCCACGATAATAAACCCAGAACTCTCTGAGGAGGTTCAACAGATAGCACTTCAGAGAGTCGATAGAAACAGCCACTTCTCTAACCCGGACACAATGAGTTTCCCCATGGAGTCCAGACATCAAAAAGATCAGGACATTACAGAGTTACTCACTCTGGGTCAAAGCATGACTCATCCCCCCATTGAACAGTATCCTGCATGGCTTCAGGACAATAGACTGTTGTGCAGGCAGGTGCTCAGGGGCAACAGCAGGACAACGAAAACGGCTCAGTTGACCAAAATATCTGGTTACACCTGtccctgctgctctgctccttgTGAATCACCATACAAGGCAGAAAAACGAGTAAATCTTCTTCCATTTCTCATCCAGAAATGCCCTATTTTAAAGTCACCCACCGCATCAGAATTGAGTTTTACTGGCTCGAGCCGGGATAATCAGTCCTTACTATGGGTAAAAAATAATAGGAGAAAGTGATCATGACACTTCCTcacttcaaaaacaacacaaggtGCCGTCACTGACTATTCTATCAGGTTTCACCCCAATCGTTTTAAAGCAATAGGGAGGCAGTGTTTTCAAAGTACTTGGACGTGGAGTGAAAATGTTCTGCCCAACTATTTACAaactaaagcaaaaaaaatgttccagatACATACTCGTCTTAAGTGGTTGGCCAGGACGGGATCTTCTGGCAGCTCTAGCTTTACTGCgaatgctgagtcagcattcATCTTGATCATGGtttcatgaaaaatacattcaacAATGCTAAAGCAGCATCGCACTGCCGCTGACATGGAACCTATTTTTTCACGCCGCACCGCGGGAAATGCCACTTTATACACTTTTGCCGACAAAAGGAGCTGATCAAAGGCAAAAACACTAAAGGCTCCCTTCAACATCATTTTACGAAGGATCCTTTCATATCAATTAAGGATGCACTTCAATGCAAACATTAAGTTTTCTCTATAGGGAAGGTGAATGATGCGCTCATAATTTTTTTTGGAGTAAATATTTGCACACCGACATCAAGGCCTTTCACAGAAGgctgattattattatcaattttttgttttttagagaaaggaaagaaagagtTAAGTGCGCGCATCCTGGACCCCTGAAGGAACAGACCTCAGGAGAAGGGCTGCAGACTGGACTGAGGTTGGAGCTAAAAACATATCGTTGCTGGCTTAGCAGCATCAACCATTGAAGGTAAACATTTGTATTGCAAGTCATTCAAAGCAACATGGATGCGAATTACTTCTATGATTTAGTTTGGCCTCTAGTCTTCTTTGAAGGAGCAGGTTTCTCGGGCCCCTTTGGAGCCACCCAGCTTTGGCACAACATCATTCGCGGCCTCCACACCCAAGTGGAGGTTCGGTGCTGCCGCAGACACCTACAcaccctttgcttccttgtttttctgtcgGATCGTTCCGACCCTGTAGAGTGGTGGAGGACAACCCTGCGGTTATTAAATGACGAGCGGTGCATTTCCGCTGACATTAAACCTGAAACTTGAGTGCGAGACTGGAGATCTATTTTTAAGGACGCTCCTTATCTAAAGATAGAAAAGTagatgttgtctgaagacaaagacTGAAATACATTAGTCGCATCAGGATGTGGCGTCAAAAAGGAGAGTCACAATTTTTCCATTCGTACCACTTAATACTCAAcgatgtcatgtgactgacagctgctgGCCAATCTGCTGATGATGGACAGATTATTATCATCCTAAAACCTGCCTCCTTTAGTGTCACCAATCCAACGATTCCATTCACATTAGAATTTAAATATTGGCTATAATGGAGAAAACTGTAAACTTATGAGGTTTATTCTCAACGTGAAGCCAAATAAATGTAAGAGAAAAACACACGAACAAAGGAACAGGACATCAGAGCTGCTTCTGGTAACAGTTATCTGCAGTCCAAAACGAACGCACACTCCCTCGCTGCTCTGGTGTAAAGATAGCACGAGAGGTTAGGGGGGTGTGGGTCCAGTGTGACTTTGTCAAACCCCCGCTGAGCTCAAAACTCATTACATCATCTGCCCGACCACACAGCTGGGTCGGTTTCTAGAGATTATCAGCAGTGGAGGGACCAGAAATCTTGTTAGGGATTAGGTCTTAATCGTCTGCCACACTATAATGCAGAATCAATGTAATGATGTGCGACCATTGCACACAAAGAAATACATTCTGTGGTGGACGAGGAACCAATAAAAACTTAATGCCCAAATCCCTTTTTGTGTTGAGAAATAGAAGGACAGAGTGACATTGTGGTGGCTGATATTTACTCTCTAccattttaattatattttttgtctGAGATGGACACAGAAAAACATTTCTAATGTGTGTGGTCTCACTCTTATTACAGTAGACTTCACAAATTTACAGCAGAAAGACATGAAGCAACCAAAATAACAGGAGTGAAGACTCACCCTGGACAGACAGCAGCTATCACACAATGTAGTAAACTGATCCATGCACCTTTTATAACATTTGGTCTGAAGTCGCTTACTTTCTCAGTCTTTTCTGGCCGTACTGACAAGCCTTGGTTTCCTGCATGTCTTTTGTACTGGTGGGTAGAGACCTCTGCAGACAATAATGGACCCAGAAGAACCGTTTTTGGTGGCACAATAGGGTCAGCACAACATTTATGGCACGATGGCCAGTGCAGAGATATTGCAATAATGTCATTGTGCCATTTAATGTACCAGAGACCACCAAAAGACGCCCCTGAAGCACATGTTTTCGTCTTCAAGGACACTGCAACTGTCAGTCTGTAAGGCTAAAATAGAACACAAAAGCTGATGCTGATGCAGCACCAGCTGAAATAAGCAGAGGTTTCCCGGGTAACACATGCACCCGACGTTCCAAAGATGCAACGTCTAAGCTTGGCGATAACAAAGAAAACCTGGGATCCATTTTCTACTGCagtaaaatgtcaacaaaacaagTACACGTTGGGGGCGGGGCTTACGAGGAGCAGACACTCGTGATTGGCTCCAGCTGGTCGTCAGTCACGTGTGTGTCGCTATTCTATGGTTACTCGACTGTACACATGGATGAAAAAACGACCCACACACGCAGAAGTACAGAGTACACGTGATTAAGTCCTCGACCATGGGGCTCTCAACATGCTTTTAATGCTGACGTTGTCATGTTGAAGGGTTGGTGTTGTGTTATGTCAGTAGAAGGTCGTGAATGACTGGCGACGGgattaaaacacaaatatacgGCTGTCCAGAGAACTCATTCCAGAAATATACTGTACATCTCCGCTGGTGAAAAAGTACATATCGTTTGCAAATGAAGTCAAGCAATAAAGTTGTGTGCATTTACGCTAATTGTTCGACGTCCTGTTGCAAACATCGACGAGTCACCGAGTTTAAGAGGCGAACACGGAACCTGGCATCAAGTAACCACTGTTTAAAGGGCAAGGAAACAACAGTCAGCTTTACGCGACACGGTACGTTACCTCATGCAACTTTCCAAACGGCGAAATGGCCTGAGACGGTGCTCGCCGTCCAGCTTCACTCCTCTCTTTTTAAAGGTCCTTCGTTCACCCAGGAGCTGCACAAACAAGCGAAACCATCGCAGCGCTGTGTAGGGGTGGTGCTTGCTACCTCTTATTCATTTCCTCAAGTTAAAGACGCACACAAACAGCGTATTCATGTGTATTGTTTGCTTAAACATATAATGGAACTGTAGCACTATCAATCGACGGGGACAAATATCGCGTGCAGCGTGTGGGTGTAAGAAAATGGTACGGTCCCCACTGAGTCACGTGGTCGTCTCTGTTTACGGATGTTGTTCCAAGTATGTGTCACAACACGTTATCAGTCAAACGAGTACAGTATTTGATACAACAATTCTCCTTTTAATAGGCAGCAAGTCCGTCTTAAGATATATCTAGATTGTATTAacagacacattttgttttcgtttataAATTCCGGGAACAGTTTAGAGGATTAGTCGAACTGTGAACACTTTAAATCCATATTTTGGTTGCTGTTAGAACATATCTATTCAGTATGATATCGGACGAGGAGCGGATGTTCgatttgacaaataaataaatccaagaTATTTAACAAAGGAGGaggtttgatttttttctgaagatgttttgttgtttgttttgtccacAGGACGTGAGTCAGCATCCTCCACTTTAACCTACACCTTGACCATCTACCGAGTCACACTAACACTGTGTTTTTCCACACCTGCTCTTCTTGTGCACCACAGCCATGAAACAAATGCGTTGCTTCTATGACCTGTTTTCATTACCTCGACACCTTCCTCTCTCATCCATCCGCACCCCACTCAATTCAGGTCAGTTCATTTGCTCAGGGGCGTTTTAAGAATCTGCACAAGCTGaatttaccaaaacaaaaatacatttcctgaTAACTAACGTGCGTCCTCTCATAAATCACACTTTGTCAACAGGATTTCTCAGTACAGTTGTGGGAGGAAGGTGTCTGAATGGATGTGTGACCCCATGCAACACTgacaattggaaaaaaatgagaaagagCTAAATTCAGATTGGGGACCCAGTTATGTCCGATTTGAAGCCACTCAGGCCCCTCTGGCTCCATATGACTGTTTCATTTTATGACTTGAGCTTTGCTCTTTGAGTGTTTATCTCAATTGATGGACTGAGGACAATCgtaaaatgaattaatataCGGATTATATACTGAATACTTCCTCTCTTTGGGTCTTTTGTTCTTCCTCATTTTCATTACAGGCCTCTACTTTTGTTTGTATTGTGTTTGTATTGTCTTCTACATTATTATGATAGCTCTGTTTCTTATTTTTGTGTAattgttttaaatttttttattctatttttgccTCAAAAGTGTGCCCTTGTTCTTGTGGGTATGTGAAACacagacttagactttctttattgtcattgcacaaaaacataccactgtattatggcaatgaaatctagtctgaggcctccggtttccaaaaacaaaaactatatgtccaaaataaataaatatcagatgaatacgaaaaaaaaaatataaaatatatatatatatatatatatatatatatatatatatatatatatatatatatatatatatatatatatataaacaaataaaca
This window contains:
- the tcp11l2 gene encoding T-complex protein 11-like protein 2 isoform X2, encoding MPLNNECPSTSSSGEDQGSDAESTSGRCDSMTSNSDLDCSRKSSTNEGSSKHCTPSSSPPRVITLDEVMESAQDLSNLSFAHEIIVNHNLRLEPGNLPEGSLWKMVRDNVHKAFWDILESELNDDPPEYQQAIRLLEEIREILLSFLNPGHNRMRTQIMEVLDMDLIRQQVENDAVDIHGLASYIITTMEKLCAPIREEEIKKLRGNTDNIVHMFREIFRVLDLMKVDYLNFSIEMLRPVLQRQSVEYERATFQKILDKTPSALDHTTAWIKSSLEGLLSTMNSPNEPSGQAKEQQLVPSPFRVLNAAFLCILSWDHSKNPLPETLMTDEASLRELQWQLQRCQAVNEVLLIVSSTVGGPIQGLSSLSDRLKRMTSVLLDGMHRPDYQLDESLKSVAAQICCEINKSLTERSFAPLTPALQATLTGQICSITQPDNPIRMLVEDRVHKYFMGLICDPNRKEKLEQVPAGLTAIKPELAVIGAKFVSLVKYNRAVYGPFYADIIRRLMFSQGGSPPAQPHQEATQDSGSRVE
- the tcp11l2 gene encoding T-complex protein 11-like protein 2 isoform X1; its protein translation is MSAAVRCCFSIVECIFHETMIKMNADSAFAVKLELPEDPVLANHLRRLQTKMPLNNECPSTSSSGEDQGSDAESTSGRCDSMTSNSDLDCSRKSSTNEGSSKHCTPSSSPPRVITLDEVMESAQDLSNLSFAHEIIVNHNLRLEPGNLPEGSLWKMVRDNVHKAFWDILESELNDDPPEYQQAIRLLEEIREILLSFLNPGHNRMRTQIMEVLDMDLIRQQVENDAVDIHGLASYIITTMEKLCAPIREEEIKKLRGNTDNIVHMFREIFRVLDLMKVDYLNFSIEMLRPVLQRQSVEYERATFQKILDKTPSALDHTTAWIKSSLEGLLSTMNSPNEPSGQAKEQQLVPSPFRVLNAAFLCILSWDHSKNPLPETLMTDEASLRELQWQLQRCQAVNEVLLIVSSTVGGPIQGLSSLSDRLKRMTSVLLDGMHRPDYQLDESLKSVAAQICCEINKSLTERSFAPLTPALQATLTGQICSITQPDNPIRMLVEDRVHKYFMGLICDPNRKEKLEQVPAGLTAIKPELAVIGAKFVSLVKYNRAVYGPFYADIIRRLMFSQGGSPPAQPHQEATQDSGSRVE